One Carcharodon carcharias isolate sCarCar2 chromosome 24 unlocalized genomic scaffold, sCarCar2.pri SUPER_24_unloc_1, whole genome shotgun sequence DNA window includes the following coding sequences:
- the sdhc gene encoding succinate dehydrogenase cytochrome b560 subunit, mitochondrial — MAAAQLDSEAGRPRPGDIIERRRREESKMALLLRAVGYRCLRTPLAPAFRARWAVSMGTSAEQEMERFWEKNQRLNRPISPHLTVYG; from the exons ATGGCCGCCGCCCAATTGGACTCAGAAGCCGGGCGTCCGCGGCCGGGTGACATCATAGAGCGGCGACGGCGGGAAGAATCAAAGATGGCGCTGCTGCTAAG ggcAGTCGGCTATCGTTGCTTGCGAACTCCTCTTGCTCCAGCCTTCAGGGCGCGATG GGCCGTCTCCATGGGGACCAGCGCCGaacaggaaatggagagattctgGGAGAAGAATCAACGTCTGAATCGTCCGATATCCCCACATCTCACAGTCTACGGGTAA